TCACAGCAGATTCCCGGGTTGTGTTTCGGGCTGACCCTCCATCAGACGAGATAGACGAAGGTGAGAACGGTCCTTACTGCGTGGTAAAGGAGACGACCTTTCTGATCGATCCAGCCACGGGGAAGATCGGGCCGTTGCCTAAGGACTTCCTGGTGACTAAGTATGGGCGCTGGTTATCGAGGTGAAATTCGGGTTCATCCGCGCGAACCCGCGGCTAGGGTTCTTGCCGGGTGGCGCCGACCTCGGCGATGACTTCCTTGAGCACGGGGGCGCCGTTCTCGTAGGCGACGCGGACCAGGCGGGTGCGGTACTTGTAGTTGCGCAGGACGGCGGAGGCGACTTCGAACTCGCGGAACGAGCCCACCATCCCCCATTGTCCCTTCTTCTGGGCCCACAGCTCGTACTGGTGGGAATTCGACATCAGTGGTCAGTTGTCAGTTGTCGGTAAGGGCGAAGCGAAGGGAGAGCATACGGTGAGCGGGTGTGGAAAGTCTAGAGTTCGTTGGTGTCGGGCCTACGGCCCGGGACATTTGTCCTTTGGTCACCCAGCACTGCCGTGCTGGGCTAACGAATGGCCTCCCTGACGGGAGTTGAACTCGCGCCCACCACTATTCTTCTTCTTCCTTAATCTCGCCGCGCTCGGCCTTGGCCTGGGTGATGATCTTTTCCTGGAGCTGGGCGGGAACGACGTCGTAGTGGTCCATCTCCATGGTGAAGGAGCCGCGGCCCTGGGTCATGGAAGTGAGATCGGTGCCGTAGGTGAGCATTTCGGCCATGGGGCACTCGGCGCGGACGATGGTCTTGCCGGATTTGTTGTCCATGCCCTGGATGCGGCCGCGGCGCGAGTTGAGGTCGCCCATGATGGAGCCGGCGAACTCGTCGGGCACGGTGATCTCGACCTTCATGATGGGTTCGAGCAGCGTGGGCTTGGCCTGCTCCATGGCCTTGCGGAAGGCCAGGCGGCCGGCAACCTTGAAGGAAAGCTCGTTGGAATCGACGTCGTGGTAGGAGCCGTCGTAGAGGATGACGCGGAAATCCACCACCGGGAAACCGGCGAGGTAGCCGCGCTCGGCCGCTTCGACGATGCCCTTCTCGACGGCAGGAATGAAGTTCTTGGGGATGGCGCCGCCGAAAATCTCGTTGACGAACTCGAACTTGCCGCCGCGGGGCAGGGGCTCCATCTTGATCTTGCAGTCGCCGAACTGGCCGTGCCCACCGGTCTGCTTCTTGTGGCGGCCGTGGGCGTCGGCCTTGGCGCGAATGGTCTCGCGGTAGGGCACCTTGGGCGCCTTCAGGTTGACCTCGGTGTGGTAACGCTTCTTGAGCTTGGCGACGATGACCTCGACGTGCTGCTGACCGGCGCCGGCCAGCAGGAACTCCTTGGTCTGGGGGTCGCGGAAGAAGCGCATCATCAGGTCTTCTTCCTGCAGCTTGTGGATGCCGGTGGAGAGCTTGTCTTCGTCGGCGCGGCTCTTGGGCTCGATGGCGAAAGTGACGGCGGGCTCGGGCAGCGAAACCTTGGGGTACTGGATGGGATGGGTCTTGTCGCCCAAGGTGTCGAAGGTGAAGGTGTCGCGCAGCTTGGCGACGGCGCCGACGTCGCCGGCGTGCAGCGAGGCGATGGCCTTGGCCTCTTTGCCCTGCATCACTGAGATGTGCGCCATCTTCTCACTGGAGTTGCGGGTGAAGTTCTGCACCGTGGCTTCGGACTGAAGCACGCCCGAGACAATCTTGAAATAGGTGATGCGACCGGCGAAGGGGTCGGCGAGCGTCTTGAAGACTGCGAACGAGAGCGGCTCGGAGTCGGCCATCTTGCGGGTGGCGGGCTCGCCGTTGCCGCTCGAGACCGCGGATTGCACGGGCGGGCGCTCGGCGGGCGAAGGCAGATAGTCGGCGACGAAGTCGAGGATGCGGTCGGTGCCGACGTTGCCGAGGCCGGAAGCGAATAGGACGGGGACGATGCGGCGTTCGCGGATAGCGTCGTGCAGGCCGCCGGTGAGATGCTCGTCGGAAATGGTGCCCTTGTCGAAGAATTCCTCGAGCAGCGCGTCGTTGCCTTCGGCGATCAACTCCACCAGCTTTTCGTGCGCGGCTTTGGCGGCCTCCGCCATGGCGGCGGGGATGTCACCCTCTTTCCCTTTGCCGTTGCCGCCCAGTTCGTAGGTGTAGGCCTTCATGCGGACCAGGTCCACGACGCCGGAGAGACTTTTCTCGCTGCCGATGGGAAGCTGCACGGGAACGACGGCGCGCCCGAACGCGGTGGTGAGCGATTCGAGGACGCGGGTGGAATCGGCGCGCTCGCGATCCATGCGCGTGGCCACGATGGCGCGCGGCAGACCGAACTCCTCGGTGTAGGCCCAGACACGCTCGGTGACCACCTCAACCCCGGCCACGCCATCCACGACGACCAGGGCGGATTCGGCGGGCAGGGCGAGGGCGATCTTGGCCTCGTGCACGAACATGTTGAAGCCGGGCGTGTCCAGCAGGTTGAGCTTGGCGCCGTTCCACTCGGCGTAGGCCACGCCGGTGGAGATGGACATCCGGCGGGCGGTCTCCTCTTCGTCGTGGTCGGTGACGGTGGAGCCGTCATCCACGCGGCCGAGACGCTGGGTGGAGCCGGCGGTGTACAGCATGGCAGCCACCAGCGAGGTCTTGCCGGCGTGCGAGTGTCCCACCACGGCCAGATTGCGCAGGTTGGCGGTTTCGTAGACCTTCACGAACTGCTCCTTTTTCGGCCATCCCTTGGATTGTGGTGCACTTGGGCTGGCAGGAGGCCGCGTCCTACAAGCCCGCGGCCGGAGGGTTATGGAAACGACGATGCTAACACACGGGAAAAATACCGCTCAACCCAGGACAATCCGGCGGCGCGGCCGGTTCGTACTGAGTAGGAATCCGGATTCCGGAGGGAGGCGATTCCATGCTCAAGAGATCCGTAACACTCGCGCTGTGCGTGCTGCTGGCAAGTTCGACGATGGCGGTGGCGGCGCCACAGCAGAAAACCGAATCGTTGTACAAACGCCTGGGCGGCTACGACGCCCTGGCGGCCGTGACCGACGACTTTCTCAACCGGCTGGCCACCGACCCGCAGATGGGCCGCTTCTTCCAGGGGCTGAGCACCAGCTCGGTGATCAAGACGCGGCAGCACATCGTGGACTTCCTGTGCCAGGCCACCGGCGGGCCGTGCGCCTACCACGGCCGCGACATGAAGACCGCGCACGCCGGCCTGAAGATCAGCAAAGCCGACTGGGATCTGTCGGTGAAGCTGCTGACGGCGACGCTGGACAAATTCCAGGTGCCAGCCAAAGAAAAGGGCGAAGTGCTGGCGGCAGTCGGCGGGCTGGAGAAGGACATCGTGGAGATGAAGTAGGCGGGTTCGTGACGTGGCGGCGCGGGCAGGATGCCCGCGCGACCGCCCGCCGCGGCGGGCGCTACTATGACGCCGTGTCCGGGACGCGCCGGACTGCGAACGCCGTGGTCCGGCGTAACCTTTTTGGCGGGAAGCAATCTGCTTTGGAGTAAACTCTTTTCTTCGGGTGAGCGTGTGCGACGGCTGACGGCCATCCTGCTATTCGTGCCCGTGGCGCTGGTGCTGCTGGCGCCTCCGGCTGCGCCCGCCAACACCCAGGCGGCACCGGAGCCGGGAATGGCCGGCCCCGGATGTCCGCACGAGCAAGAGTCCCACCAGCCCAGCCAGCCGAACCGTTCCGAACACTGCTGCCATGTCTGCTGCGTTTCCCTGGCAGTGGGAACGATAGAGCCCGCGCTGCAGCTAGCCGGGTCACTGCTTCTCGAAGAACCTCTCCACGTGGGTATTCCGGCCACGCCTCCCGCCGAGCCGGAGACCCGCTTGCTCTCCGAACGCGGACCTCCCCCAACTTCCTCCTGCTGAAATCCAAGACCTGAGCTGGTTCTAAGGAGGAAGCATGCGCCGGTGTTTCGGGCGATGCTGCGTCATCGCCTTTCTGCTTTGCTGCACGGAAGGGTTCGCGCACGACAGTGAACCGATCAACACGGAATTTGCAGCGCCCTTTGCCCGCGGCAGCGGAAACCTGCAGTTCGGGGCGCAGTATTTCCGCGACGAGCCGGTGTATGACGTGGTCCCGGTGGAATTCGAATGGGGCTTTGCGCCACGCATGCAGCTCTCCGTCGCCACTCCCCTGACGCGGCGGGATGAGGACGGCCGCACCGACATCCGACCGGGAAATGTCGAGATCGCCTACCGTTATCTTCTGGCGGGCGGAAGCCACCGCAAGTTTGCCGTATCCATCAATCCCGAGGCCACGCTGCCGACGGGCGACAAGCGGGTGGCGGAGCGGGCCTACGAACTGGGCGCAGCCATTCACATCGACACCCACCTGCTGCGGCGGCTGTGGACCCACACCAACCTGGGCTACGAGACACCGGTGGCGCGCTTCGAAGAGAAAGAGAAGACGTTTTTCTACCGTTTCGCGGCCATGTTTCACGCGTCGAAGCGGATGCAGCCGGTGCTGGAAGTGGTGGGTGATCGCGAGTTCCACGAAGGAGTGACGCGGCTGGCCATCGTGCCGGAGGTGATCCTGACGCCAAACCACAACTGGGAGATCAAGGCGGGGGTGCCGCTGGGAGTGACCCAGGCCACGCCCGGAGTGGGGCTACAGGTCCAGGTCACGTGGAAGTTCGGGAAGCACGACGCGCGCCAATGAAGGCCTCGGGCGCCGGGCCGAGGTGACCTGACGCCGCCCGCATGCATCCATTAGTTTCATTACCACGTTGCTCCAGGGAGTGGTAGCAGGCTTGCTTTCTTGGTGTACAGTGTCCGGGAAGGAAGGAGGAATGGTTCTTGTGAAGATTCAGATCAACAGCGACAGCAGTGTTTCCGTCGATGAAGAATTATCACGAAGTGTGAAAGCTGAAGTGGGAAATGGGTTGAGCCGATTTGAGCAGCGGATCACGCGTGTGGAGGTTCACCTGAGCGATGTGAA
This genomic window from Terriglobales bacterium contains:
- the fusA gene encoding elongation factor G, which encodes MKVYETANLRNLAVVGHSHAGKTSLVAAMLYTAGSTQRLGRVDDGSTVTDHDEEETARRMSISTGVAYAEWNGAKLNLLDTPGFNMFVHEAKIALALPAESALVVVDGVAGVEVVTERVWAYTEEFGLPRAIVATRMDRERADSTRVLESLTTAFGRAVVPVQLPIGSEKSLSGVVDLVRMKAYTYELGGNGKGKEGDIPAAMAEAAKAAHEKLVELIAEGNDALLEEFFDKGTISDEHLTGGLHDAIRERRIVPVLFASGLGNVGTDRILDFVADYLPSPAERPPVQSAVSSGNGEPATRKMADSEPLSFAVFKTLADPFAGRITYFKIVSGVLQSEATVQNFTRNSSEKMAHISVMQGKEAKAIASLHAGDVGAVAKLRDTFTFDTLGDKTHPIQYPKVSLPEPAVTFAIEPKSRADEDKLSTGIHKLQEEDLMMRFFRDPQTKEFLLAGAGQQHVEVIVAKLKKRYHTEVNLKAPKVPYRETIRAKADAHGRHKKQTGGHGQFGDCKIKMEPLPRGGKFEFVNEIFGGAIPKNFIPAVEKGIVEAAERGYLAGFPVVDFRVILYDGSYHDVDSNELSFKVAGRLAFRKAMEQAKPTLLEPIMKVEITVPDEFAGSIMGDLNSRRGRIQGMDNKSGKTIVRAECPMAEMLTYGTDLTSMTQGRGSFTMEMDHYDVVPAQLQEKIITQAKAERGEIKEEEE
- a CDS encoding group 1 truncated hemoglobin, which gives rise to MLKRSVTLALCVLLASSTMAVAAPQQKTESLYKRLGGYDALAAVTDDFLNRLATDPQMGRFFQGLSTSSVIKTRQHIVDFLCQATGGPCAYHGRDMKTAHAGLKISKADWDLSVKLLTATLDKFQVPAKEKGEVLAAVGGLEKDIVEMK